A genomic segment from Candidatus Bathyarchaeota archaeon encodes:
- a CDS encoding signal peptidase I, producing MGIPLLSALEAYLLLAFTLGSFMPLFVIPSNSMSPTLNMGDIVIVVGVNPASLKVGDIIIFDVPSPYNRYTPSPVIHRVVDVRVEDGRLYFKTKGDNLPSMDPWSLPAEGVIGIYAFKISYLGIPLMFLKTSIGLALSAVLLLLWIFYPFIKGGH from the coding sequence GTGGGGATCCCACTTCTATCTGCTCTTGAGGCTTATCTTTTGTTGGCCTTTACTCTTGGAAGCTTTATGCCACTGTTTGTTATTCCTTCGAACAGCATGTCCCCGACATTAAACATGGGAGATATAGTCATAGTCGTAGGTGTGAATCCGGCCAGTCTAAAAGTTGGGGATATCATAATATTCGATGTCCCTTCGCCCTACAACCGTTACACTCCCTCTCCGGTGATCCATAGAGTCGTTGATGTAAGGGTGGAGGATGGTCGACTCTACTTTAAGACAAAGGGGGACAATCTCCCTTCCATGGATCCTTGGAGCCTACCAGCTGAAGGGGTGATAGGCATATATGCCTTTAAGATCTCGTACTTGGGGATCCCCCTCATGTTTTTGAAGACCTCAATAGGACTTGCCCTCTCAGCTGTCCTCTTACTCCTCTGGATCTTTTATCCCTTTATAAAGGGAGGCCACTGA
- a CDS encoding prepilin peptidase: MSEFVRISLTLIMLVYASLRDMREREVPDITWLFFGLTGFIIDLYEIYTGDISPLGLGFTLLASTALSFFIGYLGLFGGADFKALVALSLLQPYPPGMFKPLLGMTSEVYPLTVLSNSSILGASSALFQAFRNLYAAYRGSRLFEGLGHEPSWRKLMVLISGSKMNLNSVRGPPFHYPLEALENGVRRLLSPLRMDDGEALKILDEFRRSGASELWVSNTLPFIVFITLGYLTSLFLGDLALSLLFRAMSSIKA; this comes from the coding sequence ATGTCTGAGTTCGTCAGGATCTCTCTGACCCTGATCATGCTGGTCTATGCATCCCTGAGGGATATGAGGGAGAGGGAGGTTCCCGATATCACCTGGCTCTTCTTCGGCCTTACAGGCTTCATCATAGACCTTTACGAGATATACACCGGAGATATATCCCCTTTAGGCCTTGGATTCACTCTATTAGCCTCTACAGCCCTTTCATTCTTCATAGGTTACCTCGGCCTCTTCGGGGGGGCTGACTTCAAGGCCCTCGTAGCCCTCTCCCTCCTCCAGCCATATCCTCCAGGGATGTTTAAACCTCTCTTAGGGATGACCTCGGAGGTATATCCATTAACTGTTCTCTCCAACTCCTCCATCTTGGGCGCCTCATCCGCGCTCTTCCAGGCCTTTAGAAACCTGTATGCTGCTTATAGGGGCTCTAGGCTTTTTGAAGGGCTTGGCCACGAGCCCTCCTGGAGGAAGCTGATGGTCCTAATCTCTGGGTCAAAGATGAACCTAAATTCTGTTAGGGGTCCACCTTTCCACTATCCCCTCGAGGCCTTGGAGAATGGTGTTAGGAGGCTTCTCTCTCCTCTCAGGATGGATGACGGTGAGGCATTGAAGATATTAGATGAGTTTAGGAGGTCTGGGGCATCTGAATTATGGGTCTCCAACACACTACCCTTCATAGTCTTCATTACCCTGGGCTATCTGACCTCCCTATTCCTAGGGGATTTAGCCCTCTCCCTTTTATTTAGAGCGATGAGCTCCATAAAAGCTTAA
- a CDS encoding TIGR04076 family protein, with protein MSWKEPIFRAEVVSIKGSCSAGHKVGDVFEINTHKTGGICGWCYHDLFPTLMTLAMGGAIPWRQRQDEFTYECPDRHNLVTFKITVKR; from the coding sequence ATGTCGTGGAAAGAACCTATTTTCAGAGCTGAGGTGGTCTCGATTAAGGGGAGCTGCAGCGCGGGGCATAAGGTCGGGGATGTCTTCGAGATAAACACCCACAAAACAGGGGGAATCTGCGGGTGGTGCTACCACGACCTCTTCCCAACCCTGATGACGCTGGCCATGGGCGGAGCCATACCTTGGAGGCAGAGGCAGGACGAGTTCACCTACGAGTGCCCTGATAGGCACAATCTAGTCACATTCAAGATAACAGTCAAAAGGTGA
- a CDS encoding deoxyribonuclease IV codes for MKIGFHVSISGSIDLAVDRAVALGCNTFQIFTRNPRGWRARPLREEEVKAFKEKRSMAGLEPAYAHTPYLINLASPREEVYTRSIEALMVDIERCRSLEVPYLVTHLGSHLGSGFELGVERLLEAINKSLARAGDAVMILLENGSGSAHQIGSNLEDLRRIIEGVDKPSQVAVCLDTCHAFAAGYEFRNPKGLEKTLKAIEDVIGFEKLRLIHLNDSRGGLGSGVDHHEHIGLGEIGEKGFSLILHSRLAELPMILETPMDGRRSDMENLRKVWELASKASD; via the coding sequence ATGAAGATAGGGTTCCATGTCTCAATCTCAGGCTCCATAGACCTGGCGGTTGATAGAGCCGTCGCCCTAGGCTGCAACACCTTCCAGATATTCACGAGAAACCCAAGAGGCTGGAGAGCCAGACCTCTTAGGGAGGAGGAGGTAAAGGCCTTCAAAGAGAAGAGGTCTATGGCCGGCCTGGAGCCGGCCTACGCCCACACACCCTACCTAATAAACTTAGCCTCTCCAAGGGAGGAGGTGTATACGAGGTCTATTGAAGCCCTTATGGTCGATATCGAAAGGTGTAGGTCTCTTGAGGTCCCATACCTTGTCACCCACCTTGGCAGCCACCTCGGCTCTGGATTTGAGCTTGGCGTTGAGAGGCTTCTCGAAGCCATAAATAAATCCCTGGCAAGAGCTGGAGACGCCGTGATGATCCTCCTGGAGAATGGATCTGGCTCAGCACATCAAATAGGATCAAACCTGGAAGATTTGAGAAGAATCATAGAGGGGGTTGATAAGCCTAGCCAGGTAGCCGTATGCCTCGACACATGCCACGCCTTCGCGGCGGGCTACGAGTTCAGAAACCCCAAAGGCTTGGAGAAGACCCTTAAAGCCATCGAAGATGTAATCGGCTTTGAGAAACTGAGACTGATCCACCTGAATGACTCGAGAGGCGGCCTAGGCAGCGGGGTGGATCACCATGAGCATATAGGCCTAGGAGAGATTGGGGAGAAGGGGTTCAGCCTCATCCTACACAGCAGGCTTGCAGAGCTGCCTATGATCCTAGAGACCCCTATGGACGGCAGGAGAAGCGACATGGAAAACCTTAGAAAGGTCTGGGAGCTCGCCTCAAAGGCTTCTGATTAA
- a CDS encoding biotin--[acetyl-CoA-carboxylase] ligase — MWRISRISRVGLISSTQDIARSLPLPRDSLRVVIAEAQTRGRGRRGRVWHSPIGGLYMTIILPEVEAVRLVPIMAGVSAVEAVREACGVEASLKWPNDIMVGDRKLGGILTEVLWMRDRPEKILLGIGINVNNHIPRVLTSATNLSLELGGKVPLRELALSLLDRVGDNLIVLKDEPRELLRRWKGLSTTLNRRVEVYDGERILRGFAVDISREGGLLLEADDGLMHIVNGTIRYHCGGSK; from the coding sequence ATGTGGAGGATATCTAGGATATCAAGAGTGGGGCTTATCTCCTCGACTCAAGACATCGCGAGATCTCTTCCCCTGCCTAGGGACTCATTGAGGGTAGTCATCGCAGAGGCTCAAACTAGGGGCAGGGGGAGGCGGGGACGTGTCTGGCACTCTCCCATAGGGGGCCTATATATGACCATCATCCTCCCAGAGGTAGAGGCGGTTAGACTAGTCCCTATTATGGCTGGTGTCTCTGCAGTCGAGGCTGTTAGGGAGGCCTGCGGGGTAGAGGCCAGCCTGAAATGGCCGAATGATATCATGGTTGGGGATAGGAAGCTGGGGGGCATATTGACGGAGGTTCTTTGGATGAGGGATAGACCTGAGAAGATCCTGCTTGGGATAGGCATAAATGTGAACAACCATATCCCAAGGGTCCTCACCTCAGCCACAAACCTCTCATTAGAACTCGGTGGGAAAGTACCCCTCAGGGAGCTCGCCCTCTCTTTATTGGATAGAGTAGGCGATAACCTCATAGTCTTAAAGGATGAGCCTCGCGAGCTGCTGAGAAGGTGGAAAGGTCTATCCACAACTCTCAACAGAAGGGTTGAGGTCTACGATGGTGAAAGGATCCTCCGTGGTTTTGCCGTAGATATTTCCAGGGAAGGCGGCCTCCTACTGGAGGCAGATGATGGATTAATGCATATTGTAAACGGTACCATTAGATATCACTGCGGAGGATCAAAATAA
- a CDS encoding amidohydrolase → MSKQALKDEVLEAIDGLASEIVKIGDAIWRCPELGFKEFKTSRLVESKYEEYGWPYERCISITGSKAYIGKSEGGPIVGIIGELDAVRCPDHPECDPITGAVHACGHHAQIASMLGAGMGLYECGALTRLEGNVAMLAVPAEEFLEIEYRNTLREKGEIAFFGGKQEFIRLGALDDIDISLGTHSISDPEFKGKLGVGGSNNGFIGKLVRYKGLEAHAGAEPHRGVNALNAALLGLMGIHAQRETFRDEDSIRVHPIITKGGEIVNNVPADVRIEAYVRGRTVEAIMDANMKVNRALKAGASAVGATVEISDIPGYMPYTQEPSLVELMKKNGELVVGEGCVEARGHSTGSTDLGDVSCVMPTASLGMGGVEGAGHTRSFKIVDKELLYVIPAKVLALTCIDLLYDGAREAKRIIDSFKPKIPKNNYTQFMIQLFR, encoded by the coding sequence ATGTCAAAACAGGCTTTAAAGGATGAGGTTCTCGAAGCGATAGATGGCTTAGCATCAGAGATAGTCAAGATAGGGGATGCCATATGGAGATGCCCTGAGCTTGGATTCAAGGAGTTCAAGACCTCTAGGCTTGTCGAGTCGAAATATGAGGAGTATGGATGGCCATACGAGAGGTGCATATCCATAACGGGCTCAAAGGCATATATTGGAAAGAGTGAAGGAGGGCCTATTGTAGGGATTATTGGGGAGTTGGATGCTGTTAGATGCCCTGATCATCCTGAGTGTGACCCCATAACCGGTGCTGTTCACGCCTGCGGCCACCATGCCCAGATAGCCAGCATGCTCGGAGCCGGAATGGGCCTATACGAATGCGGGGCTCTGACAAGGCTGGAGGGGAATGTTGCCATGTTGGCGGTTCCGGCGGAGGAGTTTCTAGAGATAGAGTATAGGAACACTCTCAGAGAGAAGGGCGAGATAGCCTTCTTCGGTGGTAAGCAGGAGTTCATACGCCTCGGGGCCCTAGATGACATTGACATCTCTCTGGGGACACATTCCATATCCGATCCCGAGTTCAAGGGTAAGCTCGGTGTGGGGGGCTCAAATAACGGCTTCATTGGGAAGCTCGTCAGGTATAAGGGGCTTGAAGCTCATGCGGGAGCAGAGCCACACAGGGGCGTGAATGCTTTGAACGCGGCTCTCCTCGGCCTCATGGGAATCCACGCCCAGAGGGAGACCTTCAGGGATGAGGACTCGATAAGGGTTCACCCAATCATAACCAAGGGTGGGGAGATAGTGAACAACGTCCCCGCAGATGTCAGGATAGAGGCATATGTGAGGGGAAGAACCGTCGAAGCTATAATGGATGCGAATATGAAGGTCAATAGAGCCCTTAAGGCGGGGGCCTCCGCAGTTGGGGCAACCGTCGAGATCAGTGACATACCGGGTTACATGCCCTACACCCAAGAGCCGAGCCTCGTGGAGCTGATGAAGAAGAACGGAGAACTCGTGGTCGGAGAAGGGTGTGTGGAGGCGAGGGGGCACAGCACGGGTTCCACAGACCTGGGAGATGTCTCCTGTGTGATGCCCACAGCCTCGCTGGGTATGGGAGGCGTAGAGGGAGCCGGCCACACCAGGAGCTTCAAGATAGTCGATAAGGAGCTATTATATGTTATCCCAGCGAAGGTCCTAGCACTGACATGCATAGATCTCCTATATGACGGTGCGAGAGAGGCGAAGAGGATAATAGATTCCTTTAAACCCAAAATACCTAAAAACAACTACACACAGTTCATGATTCAACTATTCCGCTAG
- a CDS encoding fructose 1,6-bisphosphatase codes for MKTTVSIIKADVGSLAGHSFVPKPLIEVAEGRLSEAVETGLINSFYVFNAGDDLELLMTHFKGENSEEVHRLAWETFKAAAEKAGRLKLYGAGQDLLSDAFSGNVRGLGPGVAEMEFEERRSDPVVVFAADKTEPAAFNYLLYRVFADPFNTAGLVIDPKMAGGFEFEVLDAIENKAVTLKTPEESYGLLALIGTTERYMISRVWRSEDHEIAASSSTTKLSLIAGKYVGKDDPVCLVRAQAGFPALGEILAPLLHSYLVAGWMRGSHWGPLMPVGLKDSRCTLFDGPPRIVALGIQIAGGKIASDDEGRPLIADLLGDPAFDQARWEALELASHLRRMGEFEPARLGPSAMEYTTLPDVLKKLEARFKHVSF; via the coding sequence ATGAAGACCACCGTTAGCATCATAAAGGCTGATGTGGGGAGTCTCGCAGGCCACAGCTTTGTTCCTAAGCCCTTGATAGAGGTCGCGGAGGGGAGGCTTTCAGAGGCCGTTGAGACGGGGCTTATAAACAGTTTCTACGTCTTCAACGCTGGGGACGACCTAGAGCTCTTGATGACCCATTTCAAGGGGGAGAACTCGGAGGAGGTTCACCGCTTAGCCTGGGAGACCTTCAAGGCGGCTGCGGAGAAGGCGGGGCGGTTGAAGCTTTATGGGGCGGGACAGGACCTCCTAAGCGACGCCTTCAGCGGAAATGTCAGGGGATTGGGTCCAGGGGTGGCCGAGATGGAGTTCGAGGAGAGGAGGAGCGACCCTGTCGTCGTCTTCGCGGCAGATAAGACTGAGCCGGCGGCCTTCAACTACCTCCTCTACAGGGTCTTCGCGGACCCCTTCAACACGGCTGGCCTGGTCATAGACCCGAAGATGGCTGGAGGATTCGAGTTCGAGGTTCTAGACGCGATAGAGAACAAGGCCGTCACCCTGAAGACCCCCGAGGAGTCCTACGGCCTCCTAGCCCTGATCGGTACCACTGAGAGATACATGATCTCAAGGGTCTGGAGGAGCGAGGACCACGAGATAGCAGCATCCTCGAGCACCACAAAGCTCTCCCTCATCGCGGGAAAATATGTCGGAAAGGATGACCCCGTCTGCCTTGTAAGGGCGCAGGCAGGATTCCCGGCCCTAGGCGAGATCCTAGCCCCACTACTCCACTCCTACCTAGTGGCAGGCTGGATGAGGGGAAGCCACTGGGGACCCCTAATGCCAGTAGGCCTCAAAGACAGCAGGTGCACCCTCTTCGACGGCCCACCGAGGATAGTAGCCCTAGGCATACAGATAGCTGGTGGAAAAATAGCATCCGATGATGAGGGAAGACCATTAATAGCCGATCTCCTCGGAGACCCAGCCTTCGACCAAGCTAGATGGGAGGCCCTTGAGCTCGCATCCCACCTGAGGAGGATGGGGGAGTTCGAGCCGGCCAGGCTTGGCCCAAGCGCCATGGAATACACTACTCTCCCTGATGTGCTGAAAAAGCTTGAGGCCAGGTTTAAACATGTCAGCTTTTAA
- a CDS encoding aspartate aminotransferase family protein has protein sequence MEKVPNVIVPPPGPRSRALLEERNEYVTPGVYLVSPIGIAESKGAVVRDVDGNVYIDFTSGIGVVSLGHCRDEIVETICSQARRYIHQCIHVANYEPYLKLAKRLTEITPGSFKKRALMLNSGAEAVENAVKIVRQYTGRPGILSFENSFHGRTYMAMSLTGKWDPYKVGFGPYVPGVYMTPYAYCYRCPFKLEYPGCGLACAHHIEETILKTQIPPRELAAIIAEPVQGEGGFVDPPLEFFKEIKRICMDHGVYLIIDEIQTGFARTGRMWAIEHYGVEPDVMVMAKAIASGLPLSAVVARDELIRNSYPGSLGGTYGGNPIACATALKVIEIIERERIVEKASALGVKLRRRLEEFKERYEIIGDVRGKGPMLAMEFVKERRTKEPHPEAVNQILRSSLSKGLLLLKAGLYGNCVRLHPPLTIEDELIDKGLEIIESSIKEVS, from the coding sequence ATGGAGAAGGTGCCTAACGTAATCGTTCCTCCTCCAGGGCCGAGATCTAGGGCTCTACTGGAGGAAAGGAACGAGTACGTCACTCCTGGAGTCTACCTAGTCTCACCAATAGGCATAGCTGAGTCGAAGGGGGCTGTTGTGAGAGATGTTGATGGAAATGTCTACATAGACTTCACATCCGGGATAGGGGTTGTCAGCCTGGGTCACTGCAGAGATGAGATAGTGGAGACCATCTGCAGCCAGGCTAGAAGGTATATCCATCAATGCATCCACGTCGCGAATTATGAGCCCTACCTTAAGCTGGCCAAGAGGTTGACCGAGATCACGCCAGGCTCCTTCAAGAAGAGGGCGCTTATGCTCAACAGCGGGGCTGAGGCAGTAGAGAATGCTGTAAAGATAGTTAGGCAGTACACTGGGAGACCCGGGATCCTGAGCTTCGAGAACAGCTTCCATGGCAGAACCTACATGGCCATGAGCTTGACTGGGAAATGGGATCCCTACAAGGTTGGCTTCGGTCCATATGTTCCAGGGGTCTATATGACCCCATACGCTTACTGTTACAGGTGCCCCTTCAAGCTGGAGTATCCGGGCTGCGGATTGGCCTGCGCCCATCACATAGAGGAGACAATCCTTAAGACCCAGATCCCACCAAGGGAGCTGGCGGCCATAATAGCTGAGCCCGTCCAGGGAGAAGGCGGCTTTGTAGATCCCCCATTGGAGTTCTTCAAGGAGATCAAGAGGATCTGCATGGATCATGGAGTCTACCTCATAATAGATGAGATACAGACGGGCTTCGCCAGGACTGGGAGGATGTGGGCCATAGAGCACTATGGGGTTGAACCTGATGTGATGGTGATGGCCAAGGCCATAGCCTCGGGGCTACCACTGAGCGCGGTCGTAGCGAGGGACGAGCTGATCAGGAACTCCTACCCTGGATCCCTCGGAGGAACATATGGAGGGAACCCGATAGCGTGCGCGACCGCCCTAAAGGTTATAGAGATAATCGAGAGGGAGAGGATAGTGGAGAAGGCCTCAGCCCTAGGGGTAAAGCTCAGGAGGCGCCTTGAAGAGTTCAAGGAGAGATACGAGATCATAGGGGATGTGAGGGGGAAGGGACCCATGCTCGCGATGGAGTTCGTGAAGGAGCGGCGGACAAAGGAGCCCCATCCGGAGGCCGTGAACCAGATCCTGAGGAGCTCCCTATCGAAGGGGCTGCTCCTTCTAAAGGCGGGATTATACGGGAACTGCGTGAGGCTCCATCCCCCCCTCACAATAGAGGACGAGCTCATAGATAAGGGCCTGGAGATCATCGAATCCTCAATAAAAGAGGTCTCCTAA
- a CDS encoding peptidase M14 family protein has product MLGKVTPPEEFFGFRLGSDGKIARWDRIVEYFRLLERQSEEIKVIDMGPSTEGNPFLLVIISSANNLMNLERLRQINLRLSDPRGVSEEEAERLIKEGRAVICQSMSLHATEIGGTQMAPELAYDLLTRDDEETRRIKENVIFLMVPCFNPDGQIMVTDWYNKWLGTEYEGCDLPWLYHKYVGHDNNRDAFMTNMIESRHMAQILFRDWIPQAYQDHHHMGSYGARLYVAPYCEPIHPYADPLIWREHSWFGAHMALRLEEAGKMGIINGAQFLGWGHLGFHWIGNYHNIASMLTESASAKLATPLYIHPTQLRGDGRGPIRGFPHYKPQTNFPNPWPGGWWRLRDIVEQQKIASWALLDLAARHRETVLRNAYLKAKRQVERGMKGRPYAYIVPADQHDPLTAEKLIEKLLIQGLEIKRAKEDFIAEGRVYGRGSYILTLDQPKMGLIRTLLGRTLYPDDAWTREADGSPSRPQDTASDTMAEYMGVRVDEIQEPFKAEAEIVKEHKRPRGRILGGSGFGYVFDPRLNDSFKALNLLIERGLKVERFEEALCLDGLRLPCGAFMVEGGKLNALKEAADATGVDFIALRDEPRGRRREVRRLRVGLYQRYWGGNMDEGWTRWLLEQFCFPYKSLKDEEVKKGRLNDVYDAIIIPDDATPFITGIGVEEWMREHRPDWPQPFYPPEYRGGIGEEGVKAINDFVENGGTLITLGGACDFAIEKLGLNVRNPLKGLKPKEFFCPGSTLRACVDNSHPLGYGMPEKTLVFFWNNPAFEIIPSKMNEFFETVVQYPERDILQSGWLIGEERISKRIGMLVARKGKGRVVLIGFRPQHRCQTHGTFKLLFNALIS; this is encoded by the coding sequence ATGTTAGGTAAGGTAACTCCTCCCGAGGAGTTTTTCGGTTTCAGGCTAGGTAGTGACGGAAAGATAGCCCGTTGGGACAGGATTGTCGAATATTTCAGGCTGCTTGAGAGGCAGAGCGAAGAGATAAAGGTGATCGATATGGGGCCCTCGACGGAGGGCAACCCATTCCTGCTTGTTATAATCTCTTCTGCTAACAACCTCATGAACCTGGAGAGGCTGAGGCAGATAAACCTCAGGCTCAGCGATCCCAGAGGGGTCTCAGAAGAGGAGGCTGAGAGGCTGATCAAGGAGGGCAGGGCTGTCATCTGCCAGTCCATGAGCCTCCACGCCACGGAGATAGGTGGAACCCAGATGGCTCCCGAGCTCGCCTATGACCTCCTAACCAGGGATGACGAGGAGACGAGGAGGATCAAAGAGAATGTGATCTTCTTAATGGTTCCATGCTTCAATCCTGACGGCCAGATCATGGTCACTGACTGGTATAATAAGTGGCTTGGAACCGAGTATGAGGGGTGCGACCTCCCATGGCTCTACCACAAGTATGTGGGCCACGACAACAACCGGGACGCCTTCATGACCAACATGATCGAGTCCAGACATATGGCCCAGATACTATTCAGGGATTGGATCCCCCAGGCATATCAGGACCATCACCATATGGGCAGCTATGGAGCGAGGCTCTATGTGGCCCCATACTGTGAGCCGATTCACCCCTATGCGGACCCCTTGATCTGGAGGGAGCACAGCTGGTTTGGAGCCCATATGGCCCTGAGGCTTGAGGAGGCTGGGAAAATGGGTATAATAAATGGGGCCCAGTTCCTGGGATGGGGACATCTGGGGTTCCATTGGATCGGGAATTATCATAACATAGCCAGCATGCTCACAGAGTCGGCGAGCGCCAAGCTGGCCACACCTCTCTACATACACCCAACTCAGCTGAGGGGGGATGGCCGAGGCCCCATAAGGGGATTCCCCCACTATAAGCCGCAGACGAACTTTCCGAACCCATGGCCCGGGGGCTGGTGGAGGCTCCGAGATATAGTTGAGCAGCAGAAGATAGCGTCATGGGCCCTGCTGGACCTCGCTGCTAGGCATAGAGAGACCGTGCTCAGGAACGCCTACCTGAAGGCGAAGAGGCAGGTGGAGAGAGGGATGAAGGGGAGACCCTATGCCTATATCGTACCAGCAGACCAGCACGATCCCCTCACGGCTGAGAAGCTCATAGAGAAGCTGCTGATCCAGGGCTTGGAGATCAAGAGAGCAAAAGAGGACTTCATCGCCGAAGGCAGAGTTTATGGAAGGGGCTCCTACATCCTCACCCTGGACCAGCCGAAGATGGGTTTGATCAGAACCCTCCTAGGTAGAACCCTATACCCGGATGACGCCTGGACCAGGGAGGCCGACGGCTCCCCAAGCAGGCCTCAGGACACGGCCTCGGACACCATGGCGGAGTATATGGGCGTAAGGGTGGATGAGATCCAAGAGCCCTTCAAGGCGGAGGCTGAAATTGTTAAGGAGCATAAGAGGCCGAGGGGTAGGATCCTAGGAGGCTCGGGCTTTGGATATGTATTTGACCCTAGGCTGAACGACAGCTTCAAGGCCTTAAACCTCCTCATAGAGCGGGGATTGAAGGTTGAGAGGTTTGAAGAGGCATTATGTCTTGATGGGCTCAGGCTTCCCTGTGGAGCTTTCATGGTAGAGGGCGGGAAATTGAACGCTCTGAAGGAGGCCGCAGATGCTACCGGAGTGGACTTCATAGCCTTAAGGGATGAGCCAAGGGGGAGGAGGCGTGAGGTTAGGAGGCTAAGAGTTGGTCTCTACCAGAGGTACTGGGGAGGAAACATGGATGAAGGCTGGACAAGGTGGCTGCTCGAACAGTTCTGTTTCCCCTACAAGAGCCTTAAGGACGAGGAGGTTAAGAAAGGGCGGCTAAACGATGTTTATGACGCCATTATAATCCCGGATGATGCCACACCCTTCATAACGGGGATTGGGGTGGAGGAGTGGATGAGGGAGCATAGACCCGACTGGCCCCAGCCCTTCTATCCACCAGAGTACAGAGGCGGAATAGGCGAGGAGGGGGTCAAAGCCATTAATGACTTTGTGGAGAACGGAGGGACTCTAATAACCCTTGGAGGAGCATGCGACTTCGCCATAGAAAAGCTCGGATTAAATGTTAGGAATCCACTGAAGGGGTTGAAGCCAAAGGAGTTCTTCTGTCCAGGGTCAACTCTGAGGGCGTGTGTCGACAATTCTCATCCGCTGGGCTACGGGATGCCAGAAAAAACGCTAGTATTCTTCTGGAATAATCCAGCCTTCGAGATAATCCCCTCAAAGATGAATGAGTTCTTCGAGACGGTGGTCCAGTATCCTGAAAGGGACATCCTACAGAGCGGATGGCTGATAGGTGAAGAGAGGATATCAAAGAGGATCGGGATGCTTGTGGCGAGGAAGGGTAAGGGTAGAGTAGTCCTCATAGGCTTCAGGCCTCAGCACAGATGCCAGACACACGGAACCTTCAAACTACTCTTCAACGCCCTGATATCTTAA
- a CDS encoding aspartate aminotransferase family protein has protein sequence MNHSRWLFTRGDEPLILLTGGGGIYVWDEFGRRYIDGSGGPICVGIGYGVGEVLEAVQRQMMKISFAHSSHFTAESVLECAEKLVSIAPKGLTRVFFTSGGSEATEAAAKMARQYHLEKGEPSRYKIVARWQSYHGNTLGALSMSGNIARRRRYEPMLIDFPHIPPAYCYRCWFGKNREECGLECAWALEWMIKASGPEHVAAFIAEPVVGATLGTVPAPEGYFEIIREICDKYGVLFIADEVMTGFGRTGRNFGIEHWGVKPDIIATAKGISSGYMPLGAVIASEEIYSAFKEPFAHGHTYGSHPLACAAGAAVIDYIKRHRLVERSAELGRQLLSKLEGLKEHPTVGDVRGLGLFAGIEFVRDKGSKEPLPPEAKYSRRVLERCLQNGLIVYPGWGGVDGVRGDHIQVAPPLIVTGDQIEEIVSLLDKSLWEAEWSL, from the coding sequence ATGAACCATTCTAGGTGGCTCTTTACAAGGGGGGATGAGCCTCTCATCCTCCTAACTGGAGGGGGGGGAATATATGTCTGGGACGAGTTTGGCAGGAGGTATATAGATGGGAGCGGTGGGCCCATATGCGTCGGTATCGGATACGGGGTGGGTGAGGTTCTAGAGGCCGTTCAGAGGCAGATGATGAAGATCTCCTTCGCCCACAGCTCCCACTTCACCGCCGAATCTGTCCTAGAATGCGCTGAGAAGCTCGTCAGCATCGCGCCTAAGGGCCTTACAAGGGTCTTCTTCACCTCAGGCGGCTCTGAGGCCACGGAGGCGGCTGCGAAGATGGCCCGCCAGTATCACCTTGAGAAGGGGGAACCATCGAGATACAAGATTGTTGCCAGGTGGCAGAGCTATCATGGGAACACCCTCGGAGCCCTCTCCATGTCCGGTAATATAGCGAGGCGTAGAAGGTATGAGCCAATGCTAATAGACTTCCCCCACATACCTCCAGCGTACTGCTACCGGTGCTGGTTTGGGAAGAACCGAGAGGAGTGTGGGTTAGAGTGTGCATGGGCTCTGGAATGGATGATAAAGGCCTCAGGCCCTGAGCATGTGGCTGCCTTCATAGCGGAGCCTGTGGTCGGGGCAACCCTTGGCACGGTTCCAGCCCCAGAGGGCTACTTCGAGATCATCAGAGAGATCTGCGACAAGTATGGTGTCCTATTCATAGCCGACGAGGTCATGACAGGCTTCGGCAGGACAGGAAGAAACTTCGGCATCGAGCATTGGGGGGTGAAGCCCGATATAATAGCGACAGCTAAGGGAATATCCAGTGGATATATGCCCCTCGGCGCGGTCATAGCCTCTGAAGAGATCTACTCCGCCTTCAAGGAGCCCTTCGCTCACGGCCACACATATGGTAGCCATCCCTTGGCCTGCGCGGCTGGAGCAGCCGTCATAGATTACATAAAGAGGCATAGGCTCGTTGAGAGGTCGGCCGAGCTGGGAAGACAACTCCTGTCAAAGCTTGAGGGGCTTAAGGAGCATCCGACGGTCGGGGATGTCCGCGGCCTAGGACTATTCGCTGGCATAGAGTTCGTGAGAGACAAGGGATCTAAGGAGCCCTTACCTCCAGAGGCCAAGTATAGCAGGAGGGTACTAGAGAGATGCCTGCAAAACGGCCTAATAGTCTACCCGGGATGGGGTGGAGTTGACGGAGTGAGGGGAGACCACATCCAAGTGGCCCCGCCACTGATAGTAACCGGGGACCAGATAGAGGAGATCGTGAGCCTGCTCGATAAGTCATTGTGGGAGGCCGAATGGAGCCTATGA